A stretch of Desulfobacter hydrogenophilus DNA encodes these proteins:
- a CDS encoding helix-turn-helix domain-containing protein, with amino-acid sequence MERTGRKFVSPIEPLALKWLSLIEFSDEESNRTKLRAQAIRLSNSGYSINQISQICLTTQETVSKWIDGWEKYQFDSLIDKPRPGRTPLIPGEKHDEVIDIVKKNPKQLKSAITEIEEVFGEKISVKTLKRIIKKNCVGAGDGNLSKASAMRMSSGKRKKGSKF; translated from the coding sequence ATGGAACGTACGGGTAGAAAATTTGTTTCTCCAATTGAGCCGTTGGCATTAAAATGGCTGTCACTTATTGAATTTTCGGATGAAGAGTCAAACCGTACTAAACTCAGGGCTCAAGCAATCCGATTGAGTAACTCTGGGTATAGTATCAATCAGATTTCACAAATATGTTTGACTACTCAGGAAACAGTTTCGAAGTGGATCGATGGGTGGGAAAAATATCAATTTGACTCTTTAATTGATAAACCACGTCCTGGAAGAACACCACTGATCCCTGGTGAGAAGCATGATGAAGTTATTGATATTGTAAAGAAAAATCCAAAACAACTTAAAAGTGCCATTACTGAGATAGAGGAAGTATTTGGTGAAAAAATCAGCGTAAAAACCCTGAAGCGGATTATAAAAAAAAACTGCGTTGGTGCCGGGGACGGAAATCTCTCAAAAGCAAGCGCAATGAGGATGAGTTCAGGGAAGCGCAAAAAGGGATCGAAATTTTGA
- a CDS encoding IS630 family transposase — protein sequence MRWCRGRKSLKSKRNEDEFREAQKGIEILKHEDDADVIDLHYFDESGFTGVPDVPYAWQDGDEQLLLPTGKTSRINVLGFLSRQNDFFPYVFDCPVTSDIVVACFDAFSLSIAKRTIVVLDNAPIHHSAIFKDQIEKWEERGLFLYFIPKYSPELNLIEILWKHIKYFWLSPSAYKGFKFLKAELDNILANVGKEFRISFS from the coding sequence CTGCGTTGGTGCCGGGGACGGAAATCTCTCAAAAGCAAGCGCAATGAGGATGAGTTCAGGGAAGCGCAAAAAGGGATCGAAATTTTGAAACACGAAGATGATGCAGATGTCATTGATTTGCATTATTTTGATGAATCCGGCTTTACCGGGGTGCCTGATGTTCCATATGCCTGGCAGGATGGAGATGAGCAGCTTTTGCTTCCGACTGGAAAAACTTCAAGAATCAATGTATTGGGATTCTTGAGTAGACAGAATGACTTCTTTCCTTATGTTTTTGATTGCCCGGTCACTTCAGATATTGTAGTGGCTTGCTTTGATGCTTTTTCACTTTCCATAGCAAAAAGAACCATCGTTGTTCTGGATAACGCTCCAATACATCATAGCGCCATTTTTAAGGATCAAATTGAAAAATGGGAAGAAAGAGGACTTTTTCTTTATTTTATCCCCAAATATTCACCAGAACTGAATTTGATTGAAATTTTATGGAAACATATCAAGTATTTTTGGTTATCGCCCTCAGCTTATAAAGGATTCAAATTTTTGAAGGCAGAATTGGACAATATATTGGCAAATGTCGGCAAGGAATTTAGGATCTCATTTTCTTAA
- a CDS encoding MarR family winged helix-turn-helix transcriptional regulator codes for MKYEDLDRPLMHLFMHIGKLLNDRLRSALGEGGIHFGQVRVLVSLMRHSELTQRMVGQGLDIKPATVTNMVKKMDKSGLIDRKRDINDDRIINVTLTSKGKEAANFALTVMEQIEDEIRSELSQRKIDGLHPPLERVRNTLGGSDPSI; via the coding sequence ATGAAATATGAAGATTTAGATAGACCTTTAATGCATCTTTTCATGCACATAGGAAAACTGCTAAATGATAGGTTAAGAAGTGCTCTTGGCGAAGGCGGAATTCATTTTGGGCAGGTCAGAGTTCTTGTTTCATTGATGCGGCACAGTGAATTGACCCAAAGAATGGTCGGGCAAGGGCTGGACATCAAACCCGCGACGGTCACCAATATGGTGAAAAAAATGGATAAGTCCGGGCTGATTGACCGAAAACGAGACATAAATGATGATAGAATCATAAACGTCACTCTAACTTCAAAAGGGAAAGAGGCCGCCAATTTCGCCCTAACCGTGATGGAGCAGATTGAAGATGAGATCCGCTCAGAACTTTCCCAACGAAAAATCGATGGATTGCATCCTCCCCTTGAAAGGGTCCGCAACACCCTTGGCGGCTCTGATCCAAGTATATAA
- a CDS encoding 4Fe-4S dicluster domain-containing protein: MTIKKITGCIGCGTCVETCPTDVIRQDPKTKKAFIAYPADCQICHLCRMYCPVDAITISPEKSIPVVVSWG; encoded by the coding sequence ATGACCATAAAAAAAATTACAGGATGTATCGGTTGCGGCACCTGTGTAGAAACATGTCCCACCGATGTCATCCGCCAAGACCCAAAGACGAAAAAAGCGTTCATCGCGTATCCGGCTGACTGCCAGATATGTCACTTGTGCCGGATGTACTGTCCGGTGGATGCAATCACCATTTCACCGGAGAAATCTATTCCGGTTGTGGTTTCATGGGGGTAA
- a CDS encoding ferric reductase-like transmembrane domain-containing protein, with translation MNTYITSRFFRQILLAFTGMPLLIWAMGNFPERSVLKDSLSVITVLAFCQMIGQFFWTRMNGTAVKQLKMIRLIKYHKIMGYTLVFLLLLHPICLVVPRFFESGISPVDAFITLITTMNQGVVMGIIAWCLMLVLGITSFAREKLPMKYKTWRVFHGILALLFIAVAAWHAIDLGRHFNLSMSILILLGKPPPPVEDSKSLTVPGVENKQPSLS, from the coding sequence ATGAACACCTATATTACGAGCCGTTTTTTCAGACAGATATTGCTGGCGTTTACCGGAATGCCGCTGCTGATTTGGGCCATGGGTAATTTTCCGGAGCGTTCGGTGTTGAAAGACTCTCTTTCTGTTATAACGGTTCTGGCCTTTTGCCAGATGATTGGACAGTTTTTTTGGACAAGGATGAATGGAACCGCTGTTAAACAGCTTAAGATGATTCGATTGATAAAATACCATAAAATCATGGGGTATACCTTGGTCTTCCTTCTGTTGCTCCATCCGATCTGCCTGGTGGTTCCACGGTTTTTTGAGTCGGGGATTTCCCCGGTTGACGCGTTTATCACCCTCATCACAACCATGAACCAGGGGGTTGTGATGGGTATCATTGCATGGTGTTTGATGCTGGTATTGGGAATTACCTCGTTTGCCCGGGAAAAGTTACCCATGAAGTACAAAACCTGGCGGGTTTTCCATGGCATTCTGGCATTGCTGTTTATTGCTGTTGCCGCATGGCACGCCATTGATCTTGGCCGCCATTTTAACCTTTCCATGTCAATTTTAATTCTATTGGGTAAACCTCCACCTCCGGTGGAGGACTCGAAAAGTTTGACAGTTCCGGGAGTTGAAAATAAACAACCTTCCTTAAGTTAG
- the tnpA gene encoding IS200/IS605 family transposase, producing the protein MKDYKSLKHSKWYCKYHVVWIPKYRKKVIYGQLRRELGSILHGLAKQKECEIEEGHLMTDHVHMLISIPPKFAVAQVVGFIKGKSAIQIARQFCGKKRNYNGEKFWARGYFASTVGIDEQIVRAYIRHQEKEDQRCEQMNLFD; encoded by the coding sequence ATGAAAGATTATAAAAGTTTAAAGCATTCAAAGTGGTATTGCAAGTATCATGTGGTTTGGATTCCAAAATATCGGAAGAAAGTTATTTACGGGCAATTACGTCGGGAACTGGGGTCAATACTACATGGTTTGGCAAAACAAAAAGAATGCGAGATCGAAGAAGGACATTTGATGACAGACCATGTTCATATGCTGATCTCCATTCCACCCAAATTTGCCGTGGCTCAGGTAGTTGGGTTCATCAAGGGGAAAAGTGCTATTCAGATAGCACGTCAGTTTTGTGGTAAAAAAAGGAACTATAATGGTGAAAAATTTTGGGCCAGAGGTTATTTTGCATCAACAGTAGGAATCGACGAACAAATTGTTCGAGCATATATCCGGCATCAAGAAAAAGAGGATCAACGTTGCGAACAGATGAACTTGTTTGATTAA
- a CDS encoding FAD-dependent oxidoreductase, with product MTSSQAPKEISRRKFMTVAGGAAGLAAMAAMGLSPDRGEYSPNISKVDVSKITYNENQADVLIIGGGMAGVFAAVKAHDAGSRVLMVSKGRLGSSGMTPFAKGIFAYDPATAKMSLDQFVETVSRSALGTNNPVYTRQMAEHSLARVNELKEWGFFKSPLYNKSFNNPIKERNIPVKERIVITHLIKEKDRIAGAAGFSLDEEKVHFFKAKSVILCTGAGGFKPNGFPICDLTHDGSVMAYNIGAKVTGKEWNDGHPGKAKNAAACFDGWGDMFEQKPGINGVEVRHDLGVDLNYKAYMSGNPIKMGGPGQKEGKAVKGGPYVPEEFKQNGPHQGEQGPGPGGTHKEGGAPPGMAGTLVGGSSAGMAIHKSEGLVPINEKCESNIPGLYAAGDALGSHMAGAIYTQIGSSLAGSAVQGAVAGKSASEYCQGVEMPIISKAKMNDVQEEILAPLKREAGYSPSWVTQTLQGIMIPNFIIYIKKENLLKAALAYVEELRDHHMPMLRAADLHELRLAFETANMIISAEMKLKASLMRKESRCSHFRLDYPEMDTQNWNAWINIYKNSDGSMKLEKQSFDSWPTAKS from the coding sequence ATGACAAGTTCCCAAGCACCAAAAGAGATCTCCCGCCGCAAGTTCATGACAGTGGCAGGTGGCGCCGCAGGTCTGGCGGCAATGGCCGCCATGGGATTATCCCCGGACCGGGGAGAGTACAGTCCCAATATCTCTAAAGTTGATGTCAGCAAAATAACCTATAACGAAAACCAAGCGGATGTACTGATTATCGGCGGCGGAATGGCAGGAGTGTTTGCAGCTGTCAAGGCCCATGATGCCGGTTCCCGGGTTTTGATGGTTTCCAAGGGCAGGCTCGGCTCATCCGGGATGACACCGTTTGCCAAGGGGATTTTCGCCTATGACCCGGCAACGGCCAAAATGAGCCTTGATCAGTTCGTCGAAACGGTTTCCCGCTCTGCCCTGGGTACGAACAATCCCGTGTACACCCGGCAAATGGCGGAGCACTCCCTTGCCCGTGTCAATGAACTCAAAGAATGGGGCTTTTTTAAATCACCTCTTTACAACAAGAGCTTTAATAACCCCATCAAAGAAAGAAATATCCCTGTCAAAGAAAGAATCGTAATTACCCATCTCATCAAAGAAAAAGACCGAATTGCAGGTGCTGCAGGCTTCAGTCTGGATGAAGAAAAGGTTCATTTTTTCAAAGCCAAAAGTGTGATCTTATGCACCGGGGCCGGCGGTTTCAAGCCCAATGGCTTTCCGATTTGTGATCTCACCCACGACGGCAGTGTCATGGCCTATAATATTGGCGCCAAAGTGACCGGCAAGGAGTGGAACGACGGACATCCCGGAAAGGCAAAAAACGCTGCGGCCTGTTTTGACGGATGGGGGGATATGTTTGAACAAAAACCCGGCATAAATGGTGTGGAAGTCCGCCATGATTTGGGTGTGGATCTAAATTACAAAGCCTATATGTCCGGAAATCCAATTAAAATGGGCGGTCCCGGGCAAAAAGAAGGGAAGGCCGTAAAAGGTGGGCCGTATGTTCCCGAAGAATTCAAACAAAATGGCCCTCACCAGGGCGAACAGGGGCCCGGACCGGGTGGCACGCACAAGGAAGGTGGAGCACCTCCTGGAATGGCGGGAACACTCGTGGGCGGTTCTTCTGCAGGGATGGCTATCCACAAATCAGAGGGGTTGGTCCCCATCAACGAGAAGTGTGAATCAAACATCCCAGGCTTATACGCTGCCGGTGATGCATTAGGTTCCCATATGGCTGGGGCAATTTATACCCAGATAGGATCCTCATTGGCCGGTTCTGCGGTACAAGGTGCTGTCGCTGGTAAATCTGCTTCTGAATATTGCCAGGGCGTTGAAATGCCCATAATCTCAAAAGCCAAGATGAATGACGTGCAGGAAGAGATACTTGCACCTTTAAAGAGAGAGGCCGGTTATAGCCCTTCCTGGGTGACGCAGACGTTGCAAGGCATCATGATTCCTAATTTCATAATATACATAAAGAAAGAGAACCTTTTAAAAGCGGCACTGGCCTACGTTGAAGAGTTGAGAGATCATCACATGCCAATGCTTAGGGCTGCAGATTTACATGAATTACGGCTGGCTTTTGAAACCGCCAACATGATTATCAGTGCTGAAATGAAGCTCAAGGCATCACTCATGCGAAAAGAGAGCCGCTGCAGCCACTTTCGCCTGGATTATCCTGAGATGGACACCCAAAACTGGAATGCCTGGATCAATATCTATAAGAACAGTGACGGTTCAATGAAACTCGAAAAACAGTCTTTTGACAGCTGGCCGACGGCAAAGAGCTGA
- a CDS encoding multidrug effflux MFS transporter, with protein sequence MIQKQKYLKDKGMLALLAFISAFPPLSTDLYLPALPQMKEILNTTQSQVNLTLSMFFVFYAIGLLFWGPLSEKYGRKPILLIGMVIYTISSIMCGFSQSVGQLIVGRIIQAIGGSAATAVSTAMVKDLYSGRKREKVMAMVMSMVIIAPIVAPVIGAFLLEYVSWEVVFFVLAGVGATALMAGALLEETIDNRYTDSVWRSWGRLAVVLKNPNFSILLAIFSTISMSIMTFLAASSFIYINGFGLNEREFSYFLTFNAVFAMIGPMLYVKLSRHFKSQAIISAGFPVFILCGISVATVGHVSPWTFALSAALATLIVDGMRVPGINLMLEQQQNDTGSASALINFFGMLLGSLGMHLVSLNPNDLILALGCIQIMIGLTSGILWFVIRNRPFVQYAFQEG encoded by the coding sequence ATGATCCAGAAACAAAAATATCTCAAAGATAAGGGGATGCTCGCCCTGCTGGCATTTATCAGTGCTTTTCCTCCGCTGTCAACGGACCTGTACCTGCCGGCGCTGCCCCAGATGAAAGAGATCCTGAACACAACACAATCCCAGGTGAATCTCACACTGAGTATGTTCTTTGTTTTTTATGCAATCGGCTTGCTGTTCTGGGGGCCCTTAAGTGAAAAGTACGGGCGAAAACCCATATTACTAATAGGTATGGTTATTTACACTATTTCCAGTATCATGTGCGGTTTTTCACAAAGTGTGGGCCAGTTGATAGTAGGACGAATCATTCAGGCCATTGGCGGAAGCGCTGCCACTGCCGTCTCTACAGCCATGGTAAAAGATTTATACAGCGGACGAAAGCGGGAAAAGGTTATGGCTATGGTCATGTCCATGGTGATTATCGCCCCGATTGTAGCACCGGTTATCGGTGCATTCCTGCTTGAGTATGTTTCATGGGAAGTCGTTTTCTTTGTATTGGCCGGAGTGGGGGCAACCGCCTTGATGGCTGGTGCGTTGCTGGAAGAAACCATAGACAATCGCTATACCGATTCCGTATGGCGCTCCTGGGGACGTCTTGCAGTCGTCCTGAAAAATCCGAATTTTTCAATCTTGCTTGCTATTTTCTCCACAATATCCATGTCCATCATGACCTTTCTTGCGGCCTCGTCCTTTATCTACATTAATGGCTTTGGCCTGAACGAACGTGAATTCAGCTATTTCCTTACCTTTAATGCTGTTTTCGCCATGATCGGCCCCATGCTGTATGTGAAATTATCCCGACATTTCAAATCCCAGGCAATCATCTCGGCTGGATTTCCTGTGTTCATTTTGTGTGGCATATCAGTTGCCACGGTCGGACATGTTTCCCCCTGGACGTTTGCATTATCTGCAGCCCTGGCGACCCTGATTGTAGATGGCATGCGAGTACCGGGAATCAACCTCATGCTTGAACAACAACAAAACGATACCGGTTCAGCTTCCGCTTTGATTAATTTCTTTGGGATGCTCCTGGGCAGTCTCGGAATGCATCTTGTTTCACTCAACCCCAATGACCTCATACTGGCTCTGGGCTGCATCCAGATCATGATTGGTCTGACCAGTGGGATTTTATGGTTCGTGATCCGGAACAGACCTTTTGTGCAGTATGCCTTTCAAGAGGGGTAA
- a CDS encoding FAD-dependent oxidoreductase, producing MSSTQNTNFSNCNRRDFLKAAGIGAAAMAFPMGLLRNANAASNTDMGQEIVETDVLIIGGGIAGIFAALKAKDQGLDVTIADKGTVGRSGLSPWFGAYNYYDPASSGTRANWRAKKSHGGEYLTNMDYVDLFIEESQARYKDMVAMGADKANPGGHVAVLKEKVMERDIKLVERTMITELIKKDNRITGAVGFPMDEDKAVVIGAKAVILCAGSGAFKTPGFPIGSLTHDGDAMAYRIGAEISGKEFIDFHWTHWENPAACYDNWKGDLGHDLNVNTSPDGGLPPLSNAISAHNGQVPLFIKGPEPEKGKKLPPGLAVGQAPPGVRSVELPIVGGATAGMAPHKSEGIFPQNAKFESNITGLFAAGDALCTEGAAYHGFGSSSSNSAVQGARSGVYAAEYAKKSGRVSVTARDIKTIKKRIFEPRTRKQGYSPEWVTQVLQGMMVPYYVLYVKKQDRLEGALANLSFLRDHFAPNLIANDTHELRLAHEVKNMLLNAEMKLKASLFRTESRGAHYREDFPARDDKNWLAWVIISRDGDTMKLSKRLVPNAWKPKASLSYKARYANRFPGEEEYLTGK from the coding sequence ATGAGTTCAACGCAGAATACAAATTTTTCTAACTGTAATCGCAGGGATTTTCTTAAGGCTGCAGGTATAGGTGCCGCCGCCATGGCTTTTCCCATGGGCCTGTTGAGGAACGCCAATGCAGCTTCAAACACTGACATGGGTCAGGAAATAGTTGAAACCGATGTCCTGATCATTGGCGGTGGGATTGCAGGTATTTTTGCTGCCTTAAAGGCAAAAGACCAGGGCCTGGATGTGACTATTGCAGACAAGGGAACTGTGGGCAGGTCAGGTCTCAGTCCGTGGTTTGGTGCTTACAATTATTATGATCCCGCCTCAAGCGGAACCAGGGCAAACTGGAGGGCCAAAAAATCCCATGGGGGTGAATACCTCACAAACATGGATTATGTGGATCTATTCATAGAGGAGTCACAGGCAAGGTATAAAGACATGGTGGCCATGGGTGCGGATAAGGCAAACCCCGGGGGCCATGTCGCCGTTCTAAAAGAAAAAGTCATGGAACGGGATATCAAACTTGTCGAAAGGACCATGATCACTGAACTGATCAAGAAGGATAACCGCATTACAGGCGCTGTTGGCTTTCCAATGGATGAGGACAAGGCCGTTGTCATTGGGGCCAAGGCCGTAATCCTTTGTGCCGGATCAGGTGCTTTTAAAACACCCGGTTTTCCCATAGGCTCGCTTACCCATGACGGAGACGCCATGGCATACAGGATCGGTGCCGAGATATCCGGTAAAGAGTTTATCGATTTCCACTGGACACACTGGGAAAACCCTGCCGCCTGCTACGATAACTGGAAGGGGGATCTGGGTCATGATCTGAATGTCAATACGTCGCCGGATGGGGGGCTGCCACCTCTTTCAAACGCTATAAGTGCCCATAACGGTCAGGTCCCACTGTTTATTAAAGGACCTGAGCCCGAAAAGGGGAAAAAACTTCCGCCAGGTTTAGCCGTCGGGCAGGCTCCCCCTGGGGTTCGCTCTGTTGAGCTGCCCATAGTAGGCGGTGCGACTGCTGGTATGGCACCCCATAAATCCGAAGGAATATTTCCTCAAAACGCGAAATTCGAATCAAATATTACAGGCCTTTTTGCCGCAGGCGATGCCCTTTGCACAGAAGGAGCCGCTTATCACGGCTTTGGCTCCTCTTCATCCAACTCGGCTGTTCAGGGGGCAAGGTCAGGTGTATATGCTGCAGAGTATGCCAAAAAATCCGGCAGAGTGAGTGTTACCGCCAGGGATATTAAAACCATCAAAAAACGGATATTTGAACCCCGGACAAGGAAACAGGGGTATTCTCCCGAATGGGTGACACAGGTTCTGCAGGGGATGATGGTTCCCTACTATGTACTTTATGTAAAAAAACAGGATAGACTTGAGGGTGCCCTTGCAAACCTATCTTTTCTGCGAGACCATTTCGCGCCCAACCTGATTGCAAATGATACCCATGAACTCAGGCTTGCCCATGAGGTCAAGAATATGCTGCTCAATGCTGAGATGAAGCTTAAGGCATCTCTTTTCAGGACAGAGAGCAGAGGCGCTCATTACCGGGAGGATTTTCCTGCCAGAGATGACAAAAACTGGCTGGCCTGGGTCATTATATCCAGGGATGGTGACACCATGAAACTTTCAAAGCGGTTGGTTCCTAATGCCTGGAAGCCTAAAGCCAGTCTGTCCTATAAAGCAAGATATGCAAACAGATTTCCCGGAGAAGAGGAATATCTGACAGGAAAATAA
- a CDS encoding 4Fe-4S dicluster domain-containing protein has protein sequence MPVENIDKDKCIGCGTCIETCPMDVLRLDETSGQSKIVYPQDCQICHLCRIFCPEDAITISPVKYVRPMVGWG, from the coding sequence ATGCCAGTAGAAAATATTGATAAAGACAAATGTATCGGCTGCGGCACCTGTATCGAGACTTGCCCCATGGATGTCTTACGTTTGGATGAAACCTCCGGCCAGTCTAAAATCGTCTATCCACAGGATTGTCAGATCTGTCATTTATGCAGGATATTTTGTCCGGAAGACGCAATAACAATATCGCCTGTAAAATATGTACGACCTATGGTCGGGTGGGGTTAA
- a CDS encoding MBL fold metallo-hydrolase produces the protein MKTTQKTYGMSRRNFMTFAGGAMGFATIAATGVPIGCASSKSKVEDTSQQSGAVTPANQEGMSVNPYPVNPSRISPKSYEHKGDFTVMTVGTGCPDTIVGRSGPSTLVQYKGNYFLVDIGAGTTFRLVEAGIHLDRIKNILITHMHTDHTDGYSKFMVESWTLGRRDTDIFGVKGVNALHNIFATVFPEDIKYRLGKTATVDGMYEKVNITELEGANTFTLDGVEIRTLPTIHAVYNLAYRFDVDGNSIVVSGDTSYSENLITLSKNADILVVDSGRVVNKRYMGPGEMKPPPGGKQSGPPAAANPATYVPKEVQGKSHASLEDVAIMAAKANVKKIVLTHYPPFEVDIETTLKQYKRFYNGEVIFGQDLLEVKP, from the coding sequence ATGAAAACAACTCAAAAGACCTATGGTATGTCACGACGAAATTTTATGACTTTCGCGGGCGGAGCCATGGGATTTGCGACCATTGCTGCAACAGGGGTACCCATTGGCTGTGCATCCAGCAAATCGAAAGTGGAAGACACATCCCAACAGAGTGGCGCAGTTACTCCTGCCAATCAAGAAGGGATGTCGGTGAATCCTTATCCCGTAAATCCTTCCAGAATTTCGCCAAAAAGTTATGAACATAAAGGCGATTTTACTGTAATGACGGTAGGAACGGGATGTCCCGACACTATAGTTGGAAGATCAGGACCAAGTACGTTAGTACAGTATAAAGGTAACTATTTTCTTGTGGACATTGGTGCAGGAACCACCTTTAGATTGGTTGAAGCGGGTATTCATTTAGACCGTATTAAAAACATACTTATCACCCATATGCATACAGATCATACAGACGGTTATTCGAAGTTTATGGTTGAAAGCTGGACTCTGGGGAGAAGAGATACAGACATCTTTGGAGTAAAAGGTGTTAACGCACTACATAATATTTTTGCAACGGTTTTCCCTGAAGATATCAAATATCGTTTAGGAAAGACCGCTACAGTCGATGGTATGTATGAAAAAGTTAATATTACGGAGCTGGAAGGAGCGAACACGTTTACATTGGATGGTGTTGAAATCAGAACGCTTCCTACTATTCACGCAGTATATAATTTAGCCTATAGATTTGATGTAGACGGGAACTCCATTGTTGTATCCGGTGATACCTCTTATAGTGAAAATCTGATAACGCTTTCTAAAAATGCAGATATTTTAGTCGTTGATTCAGGAAGAGTTGTGAATAAGAGATATATGGGACCGGGTGAAATGAAACCGCCGCCGGGAGGTAAACAATCAGGACCGCCAGCAGCTGCTAATCCGGCAACATATGTGCCAAAGGAAGTACAAGGGAAAAGCCATGCATCGCTTGAAGATGTTGCAATCATGGCGGCAAAGGCAAATGTAAAGAAAATTGTTCTTACTCATTATCCTCCCTTTGAAGTGGATATAGAGACCACATTGAAACAATATAAACGGTTTTACAATGGCGAAGTAATATTTGGTCAGGATCTGTTGGAGGTAAAACCATAA